One window of the Natrinema sp. CBA1119 genome contains the following:
- a CDS encoding glycoside hydrolase family 15 protein, producing MQYKRLEEYGAIGDGNTVALVGRDGSIDWCPFPHVESPSVFAAVLDADRGGHFAVRPTQSFESVQRYRDRTNVLETTFRTAGGSATVTDFMPVPEAVGSDDRAIGPDDWPPAIYRKLECEDGPLEVEIEFDPRFAYARDVPEIELTTDGVVATGDDERAVLSSGLPFEPASDGHGASATATLEDGETRWLVLGYGEEIPLEPSRHRETLAETVDYWRSWVHDCDETDCPVGGQWHDFAVRSSLVLKLLIHRETGAVCAAPTTSLPEDVGGVRNWDYRFNWIRDSAFTVRVLAELGHLEEARSYFELCLDHCSRHEPAEMPPVYGLHGGSDLEERVLDHLEGYRGSAPVRVGNAARNQHQLDIYGELVLAIYESVRYGEPMRSGDWPVVRDLVDYVCEGWDEPDAGIWEMRTDHEGFVYSKVMCWTALDRGIRLAEAANGVEAPIERWRAARDDVREAILERGFSEGANSFVRSFGDGDTLDAANLLIPVVGFLPADDDRVQGTIDATLDRLATDDGLVRRYEGEDGLPGEDSPFFVCSFWLVTALALAGRTEEARDRFESVLEYASPLGLLAEAVDPESGEQRGNYPQAYSHIGLLNSALSLADSTGSSDVGSSAAASPAPLGRNESLEDVASSGEIVRGTNEIE from the coding sequence ATGCAGTACAAACGCCTCGAGGAGTACGGCGCGATCGGCGACGGGAACACGGTTGCCCTCGTCGGTCGCGACGGCTCGATCGACTGGTGTCCGTTCCCGCACGTCGAGTCGCCGAGCGTCTTCGCCGCCGTGCTCGACGCCGACCGCGGCGGCCACTTCGCCGTCCGACCGACCCAATCGTTCGAGTCCGTCCAGCGCTACCGCGACCGGACGAACGTCCTCGAGACGACGTTTCGGACCGCCGGCGGGAGCGCAACGGTGACGGACTTCATGCCCGTCCCGGAGGCGGTTGGATCCGATGACCGGGCGATCGGGCCCGACGACTGGCCGCCCGCGATCTACCGCAAACTCGAGTGCGAGGACGGCCCGCTCGAGGTCGAGATCGAGTTCGATCCCCGCTTTGCGTACGCACGAGACGTACCCGAGATCGAACTGACCACTGACGGCGTCGTCGCGACCGGCGATGACGAGCGAGCCGTTCTCTCGAGCGGTCTTCCCTTCGAGCCCGCGAGCGACGGCCACGGGGCGAGCGCGACGGCGACGCTCGAGGACGGCGAGACGCGCTGGCTGGTGCTGGGCTACGGCGAGGAGATCCCCCTCGAGCCGTCGCGGCACCGGGAGACGCTCGCCGAGACGGTCGATTACTGGCGGTCGTGGGTCCACGACTGTGACGAGACGGACTGTCCCGTCGGCGGTCAGTGGCACGACTTCGCGGTCCGCTCGTCGCTCGTTCTCAAACTCCTGATTCACCGAGAAACGGGCGCAGTGTGTGCGGCACCGACGACCTCGCTGCCCGAAGACGTCGGTGGCGTCCGCAACTGGGATTACCGCTTCAACTGGATCCGCGACTCGGCCTTCACCGTCCGGGTGCTGGCCGAACTGGGCCATCTCGAGGAGGCCCGGTCCTACTTCGAGCTGTGTCTCGACCACTGCAGCCGGCACGAGCCGGCGGAGATGCCGCCGGTCTACGGCCTCCACGGCGGGAGCGACCTCGAGGAGCGCGTCCTCGACCACCTCGAGGGATACCGCGGCTCCGCTCCCGTTCGCGTCGGCAACGCGGCTCGGAACCAACATCAGCTCGATATCTACGGCGAGCTGGTGCTCGCGATCTACGAGAGCGTTCGGTACGGCGAGCCGATGCGGTCCGGCGACTGGCCGGTGGTGCGCGACCTCGTCGACTACGTCTGCGAGGGCTGGGACGAGCCCGACGCCGGTATCTGGGAGATGCGGACCGACCACGAGGGATTCGTCTACTCGAAGGTCATGTGCTGGACGGCGCTCGACCGCGGCATCAGGCTTGCCGAGGCGGCCAACGGCGTCGAGGCTCCGATCGAGCGCTGGCGGGCGGCCCGAGACGATGTCCGCGAGGCGATCCTCGAGCGCGGGTTCAGCGAGGGGGCGAACAGCTTCGTGCGATCGTTCGGCGACGGCGACACGCTCGACGCGGCGAACCTGCTGATCCCGGTCGTCGGCTTCCTCCCGGCCGACGACGATCGCGTGCAGGGGACGATCGACGCGACGCTGGACCGGCTGGCGACCGACGACGGCCTCGTCCGCCGGTACGAGGGCGAGGACGGGCTCCCCGGCGAGGACAGCCCGTTCTTCGTCTGTTCGTTCTGGCTCGTCACCGCGCTCGCGCTCGCGGGGCGAACCGAGGAGGCCCGCGATCGCTTCGAGTCCGTCCTCGAGTACGCCAGTCCGCTCGGGCTATTGGCCGAGGCGGTCGATCCCGAGAGCGGCGAACAGCGGGGTAACTACCCGCAGGCGTACAGT
- a CDS encoding SPW repeat protein translates to MDLTTKWTAAGTSVLGCWLLAAPFVFGAPAADRWNDIIVGTAIVLVAGYNYTRAARRRATSQTGAALVAVLGCWLVVAPFVFGLEGPALWNDVVTGTVVASFAGYNAYVAGSAAPLRATAQ, encoded by the coding sequence ATGGACCTGACGACGAAGTGGACCGCCGCCGGCACGAGCGTCCTCGGCTGCTGGCTGCTCGCGGCACCGTTCGTCTTCGGTGCACCGGCCGCCGATCGCTGGAACGACATCATCGTCGGGACGGCGATCGTCCTCGTCGCCGGCTACAACTACACCAGAGCGGCCAGACGGCGAGCCACGAGTCAGACGGGTGCCGCGCTCGTCGCGGTCCTCGGCTGCTGGCTCGTCGTCGCGCCGTTCGTCTTCGGCCTCGAGGGGCCGGCGCTCTGGAACGACGTCGTGACGGGGACGGTTGTCGCGAGCTTCGCCGGCTATAACGCCTACGTCGCCGGCAGCGCGGCCCCCCTTCGAGCGACTGCCCAATAG
- a CDS encoding four-helix bundle copper-binding protein, with amino-acid sequence MALTQIDHVSEDEEMQECIDSCFECAQACEWCADECAGEGEEMAECLRLCRDVADLTAMHARFMARNSGYSSDIAAITADACEECADECERHDAEHCQVCADVLRDCAETCRNMASA; translated from the coding sequence ATGGCACTGACCCAGATCGACCACGTCAGCGAGGACGAGGAGATGCAGGAGTGTATCGACAGCTGTTTCGAGTGCGCACAGGCCTGTGAGTGGTGTGCCGACGAGTGCGCCGGCGAGGGCGAGGAGATGGCGGAGTGTCTCCGACTCTGCCGAGACGTCGCCGATCTGACTGCCATGCACGCTCGGTTCATGGCTCGCAACTCCGGCTACAGTTCGGACATCGCCGCGATCACCGCCGACGCCTGCGAGGAGTGCGCAGACGAGTGCGAACGACACGACGCCGAGCACTGTCAGGTCTGTGCGGATGTCCTCCGGGACTGTGCGGAGACCTGCCGGAACATGGCGTCGGCCTGA